Proteins encoded in a region of the Pocillopora verrucosa isolate sample1 chromosome 11, ASM3666991v2, whole genome shotgun sequence genome:
- the LOC131794534 gene encoding RNA helicase Mov10l1 isoform X1 — translation MFGLFTKLSEYVWGASEDENGDASKTGARNKTADYNGKLKTTEPQLKKDLFGKVTRLYDGSGVIDEEIYFTFDCIIGGDRPEVGMEVHVEASRVSETSGWKATRMQVMKEWNLEDANSASSSSTETCIGAITKISHDSGVVDNEIHFPLSCVRFGYTPFQGDMVKLDLEKSSDGQDEVQGVMPLREKSFKGTVTYVSSGFGYVDEEVFFTIGVCPRGFRPRRGDVVKVTAIESHQRNAAWRAIKVEPRRATPMVSSPSPHSQMFMGNRMAELLRDKEGLTISDQLDFGSVMVGETKLLHVWISNKGDKVQTFQSCSSIRDDPQFSVQLADKICCESDDNGSHQQNRSLSIDEMLLQSSLLAPGMEIHPQQAKQVIVELRAKTLGRVNHLFVFNFHGFEIGRYVACNVQDPNQDVLKPSTPYQRSHQRTKEAWKKVANSSTGEEWIIPGEKPIRKNKIFLPKKLLQYNIPRDIRRCLLDGEDLSSTVTALREPVNLKNYAARFSTLLYAEELQMEIDMREFDMEGVNMNVCGEFLSLNVPGLAEGRPSLLIGDKILASLTGVSSESPKYEGYIHEVHKDEILVKFNEDFHNRFAMQKCDVMFYFNRTTLRRAHRAVEFAVSLGEQVLFPRNLSPKLPVLTLTLPISSPKGRNTDIEKADSLTRTQSESAKELKPADFLYNPSLNERQIAAVSRIVSGQCRPTPYLLFGPPGTGKTITVVEAILQIFHRIPSSRVLACAPSNSASDLIAERLHMSGYIQAGDMVRLNAAQRVQNIPESISPYCIDTDQLEMASRYRIIVSTCSTAGQLYSLGLRPGHITHVFIDEAGQATEPECLVALGLAAGEDGQIILAGDPFQLGPVLQSRVAAAYGLNISLLERLMNRPLYCRDEDKFVDHGCYDPLLVTKLVNNYRSHPAVLKLPSAVFYHDELQPCADVSMRESLNHWEKLPRKGFPVLFHGLKGEDLREGNSPSWFNPVEAVQVVKYLQSLRSDNNFPLKLTDIGVITPYRKQVEKLRLLLDRLGLGEVKVGSVEEFQGQERLAIVISTVRSNESMVGVDVRHSVGFLSNPKRFNVAITRAQALLVVVGNPYVLCQDPYWCCLIQYCVMNDAYVGCDLPSLEQQFLTEEFHAAAKLLNRTLAANEKSPENANSARPQELMQSSLSEKETNVTMLQCSDAFANCANNQANSMKEKGEDSSDFLSTSFSRESTKQPHNACGTSPLQRTNQTPSKENNSTKSAHDEAGLYMRPVGVEHEVHTNTGMAPEFLTKEQDLEDDLEEFVLQPRNNKQ, via the exons ATGTTTGGGCTATTTACGAAGCTTTCAGAATACGTTTGGGGAGCATCGGAGGATGAAAATGGCGACGCTTCCAAAACGGGAGCGCGGAATAAAACAGCTGATTACAACGGGAAGCTCAAAACAACTGAGCCGCAATTAAAGAAAGACCTCTTTGGTAAAGTGACCAGGCTGTATGATGGCTCTGGAGTGATAGATGAAGAGATTTATTTCACTTTTGATTGCATTATCGGTGGTGATCGACCAGAAGTTGGAATGGAAGTTCACGTCGAGGCGTCACGCGTGTCTGAAACTTCTGGCTGGAAAGCTACGCGTATGCAAGTTATGAAGGAATGGAATCTCGAGGACGCAAACAGCGCCTCTTCATCTTCTACAGAAACGTGTATTGGCGCAATAACAAAAATCTCTCATGATTCTGGGGTTGTAGataatgaaattcatttccCACTATCGTGTGTTAGATTTGGGTATACACCATTTCAAGGAGACATGGTGAAGTTGGACCTCGAGAAATCGTCAGATGGGCAAGACGAAGTCCAAGGGGTGATGCCACTCCGAGAGAAAAGTTTCAAAGGGACGGTAACATATGTGTCATCAGGGTTTGGTTACGTTGACGAAGAAGTCTTCTTTACAATTGGGGTTTGTCCACGGGGGTTCAGGCCTCGTCGAGGGGATGTTGTTAAAGTAACAGCCATTGAATCACATCAACGTAATGCTGCATGGAGAGCCATTAAGGTGGAACCAAGACGTGCAACTCCAATGGTGTCAAG TCCATCACCGCATAGTCAAATGTTTATGGGTAATAGGATGGCTGAGCTTTTAAGAGACAAAGAAGGTCTAACAATTTCAGATCAACTTGATTTTGGAAGTGTTATGGTTGGAGAGACAAAGTTGTTACATGTGTGGATAAG CAACAAGGGAGATAAAGTACAGACATTTCAGTCCTGTTCATCAATCAGAGATGATCCTCAGTTTTCTGTTCAATTGGCAGACAAAATTTGTTGCGAATCAGATGATAATGGCAGTCATCAGCAGAACAGATCTTTGTCCATCGATGAGATGTTACTTCAAAGTTCTTTGTTGGCACCAGGCATGGAAATTCATCCTCAGCAGGCCAAGCAAGTTATTGTTGAGCTCAGGGCAAA aacCTTGGGAAGAGTGAATCACCTTTTTGTGTTCAACTTTCATGGCTTTGAGATTGGGAGATATGTTGCCTGTAATGTGCAAGACCCTAATCAAGATGTGCTGAAACCATCCACTCCTTATCAGAGGTCTCACCAGAGAACTAAAGAGGCGTGGAAGAAGGTAGCCAACAGTAGCACTGGAGAAGAGTGGATTATACCAGGAGAAAAACCAATCAG gaaaaacaaaatattcttgCCCAAGAAGCTATTACAGTACAATATTCCCAGAGACATAAGGAGATGCTTACTTGATGGTGAAGACCTGAGTTCTACTGTGACGGCATTAAGAGAG CCAGTTAATTTGAAGAACTATGCTGCAAGGTTTTCAACACTTCTTTATGCTGAGGAGCTTCAAATGGAAATAGACATGAGGGAATTTGATATGGAAGGG GTGAACATGAATGTATGTGGTGAATTTCTCAGTCTCAATGTACCAGGGTTGGCTGAGGGCAGACCCTCCCTTCTGATTGGTGACAAGATTTTAGCATCTCTTACAG GTGTTTCATCAGAGTCTCCAAAATATGAAGGATATATTCATGAG GTTCATAAGGATGAAATTCTGGTTAAGTTTAATGAGGATTTCCACAACAGATTTGCCATGCAGAAGTGTGATGTGATGTTCTATTTTAATAg GACTACTCTGAGAAGAGCTCACCGTGCAGTGGAATTTGCCGTATCTCTGGGTGAACAAG TATTATTTCCAAGGAATTTGTCACCAAAGTTGCCAGTTTTGACTCTAACATTGCCCATCTCGTCACCAAAAGGACGGAACACTGACATTGAGAAAG CAGATTCACTAACAAGAACACAAAGTGAGTCTGCGAAGGAACTTAAACCGGCTGATTTCCTGTACAATCCTTCCCTTAATGAGCGTCAGATAGCAGCAGTTAGTCGTATTGTAAGTGGCCAGTGTCGTCCCACGCCATACCTACTGTTTGGACCTCCTGGCACCGGGAAAACGATTACAGTTGTGGAGGCCATCCTTCAG ATTTTTCACAGAATCCCCTCCAGCCGCGTCCTAGCGTGTGCTCCGTCAAACAGTGCTTCTGATTTGATT GCCGAACGCCTTCATATGAGTGGTTACATCCAAGCGGGAGACATGGTACGCCTAAATGCGGCCCAGAGAGTGCAGAATATCCCAGAAAGCATCAGTCCGTACTGTATTGACACAGATCAGTTGGAAATGGCGTCACGCTATCGTATTATAGTCAGCACATGCAGCACAGCTGGTCAGCTTTATTCCTTAGGATTGCGGCCTGGCCACATAACTCATGTATTCATTGATGAG GCAGGGCAAGCTACCGAACCAGAGTGTCTTGTTGCTCTTGGTCTGGCTGCAGGAGAAGATGGTCAG ATTATTTTGGCCGGTGATCCTTTCCAACTCGGCCCAGTTCTCCAATCTCGTGTGGCAGCCGCATACGGACTGAACATCTCTCTACTGGAGCGTTTAATGAACAGACCACTGTACTGCCGAGACGAAGACAAGTTTGTGGACCACGGATGCTATGATCCTCTTTTAGTGACAAAACTTGTGAATAATTACCGATCACACCCTGCTGTGCTGAAACTGCCCTCGGCGGTGTTTTATCATGATGAGCTACAGCCATGTGCTGATGTGAGCATGAGGGAAAGTTTGAATCACTGGGAAAAGTTGCCACGCAAAGGATTTCCGGTGCTCTTTCATGGGCTCAAG ggggaAGATCTTCGTGAGGGCAACAGTCCATCATGGTTCAACCCTGTGGAAGCAGTTCAAGTTGTGAAATATTTACAGTCTCTAAGGTCCGACAACAACTTCCCTCTTAAACTCACAGATATTGGTGTAATCACACCTTACAGAAAACAG GTTGAAAAGCTTCGTCTCTTGCTCGATCGCTTGGGATTAGGTGAAGTAAAAGTTGGATCCGTAGAGGAATTTCAGGGACAGGAAAGGCTCGCCATCGTCATTTCAACG GTTCGCTCTAACGAGTCAATGGTCGGTGTTGATGTACGTCACAGCGTCGGCTTTCTGAGTAATCCCAAGAGGTTTAACGTGGCTATCACCCGTGCCCAGGCTctgcttgttgttgttggaaATCCTTATGTACTTTGCCAG GATCCTTACTGGTGCTGCCTTATTCAGTACTGTGTCATGAATGATGCTTATGTTGGTTGTGATCTACCATCCCTTGAACAACAATTTCTAACG GAGGAATTCCACGCCGCCGCAAAGCTACTCAACAGAACGTTGGCAGCAAATGAGAAATCGCCGGAAAATGCAAATAGTGCCAGGCCACAAGAGCTTATGCAAAGCAGTTTATCAGAGAAAGAAACCAATGTAACAATGCTTCAGTGTTCTGACGCTTTTGCAAACTGCGCAAACAACCAAGCCAATAGTATGAAGGAAAAAGGGGAAGATTCTTCAGACTTTCTTAGCACTTCGTTTAGTCGAGAATCTACGAAACAACCTCACAACGCTTGTGGTACGTCTCCACTTCAACGTACAAATCAGACGCCCTCTAAAGAGAATAATTCTACAAAATCGGCTCATGATGAAGCTGGTCTATATATGAGGCCAGTAGGAGTGGAACACGAGGTGCATACCAATACAGGAATGGCACCAGAATTTTTGACCAAGGAGCAAGATTTGGAGGATGACCTTGAAGAATTTGTGCTTCAACCCCgaaataacaaacaataa
- the LOC131794534 gene encoding RNA helicase Mov10l1 isoform X3, whose translation MFGLFTKLSEYVWGASEDENGDASKTGARNKTADYNGKLKTTEPQLKKDLFGKVTRLYDGSGVIDEEIYFTFDCIIGGDRPEVGMEVHVEASRVSETSGWKATRMQVMKEWNLEDANSASSSSTETCIGAITKISHDSGVVDNEIHFPLSCVRFGYTPFQGDMVKLDLEKSSDGQDEVQGVMPLREKSFKGTVTYVSSGFGYVDEEVFFTIGVCPRGFRPRRGDVVKVTAIESHQRNAAWRAIKVEPRRATPMVSSPSPHSQMFMGNRMAELLRDKEGLTISDQLDFGSVMVGETKLLHVWISNKGDKVQTFQSCSSIRDDPQFSVQLADKICCESDDNGSHQQNRSLSIDEMLLQSSLLAPGMEIHPQQAKQVIVELRAKTLGRVNHLFVFNFHGFEIGRYVACNVQDPNQDVLKPSTPYQRSHQRTKEAWKKVANSSTGEEWIIPGEKPIRKNKIFLPKKLLQYNIPRDIRRCLLDGEDLSSTVTALREPVNLKNYAARFSTLLYAEELQMEIDMREFDMEGVNMNVCGEFLSLNVPGLAEGRPSLLIGDKILASLTGVSSESPKYEGYIHEVHKDEILVKFNEDFHNRFAMQKCDVMFYFNRTTLRRAHRAVEFAVSLGEQVLFPRNLSPKLPVLTLTLPISSPKGRNTDIEKADSLTRTQSESAKELKPADFLYNPSLNERQIAAVSRIVSGQCRPTPYLLFGPPGTGKTITVVEAILQIFHRIPSSRVLACAPSNSASDLIAERLHMSGYIQAGDMVRLNAAQRVQNIPESISPYCIDTDQLEMASRYRIIVSTCSTAGQLYSLGLRPGHITHVFIDEAGQATEPECLVALGLAAGEDGQIILAGDPFQLGPVLQSRVAAAYGLNISLLERLMNRPLYCRDEDKFVDHGCYDPLLVTKLVNNYRSHPAVLKLPSAVFYHDELQPCADVSMRESLNHWEKLPRKGFPVLFHGLKGEDLREGNSPSWFNPVEAVQVVKYLQSLRSDNNFPLKLTDIGVITPYRKQVRSNESMVGVDVRHSVGFLSNPKRFNVAITRAQALLVVVGNPYVLCQDPYWCCLIQYCVMNDAYVGCDLPSLEQQFLTEEFHAAAKLLNRTLAANEKSPENANSARPQELMQSSLSEKETNVTMLQCSDAFANCANNQANSMKEKGEDSSDFLSTSFSRESTKQPHNACGTSPLQRTNQTPSKENNSTKSAHDEAGLYMRPVGVEHEVHTNTGMAPEFLTKEQDLEDDLEEFVLQPRNNKQ comes from the exons ATGTTTGGGCTATTTACGAAGCTTTCAGAATACGTTTGGGGAGCATCGGAGGATGAAAATGGCGACGCTTCCAAAACGGGAGCGCGGAATAAAACAGCTGATTACAACGGGAAGCTCAAAACAACTGAGCCGCAATTAAAGAAAGACCTCTTTGGTAAAGTGACCAGGCTGTATGATGGCTCTGGAGTGATAGATGAAGAGATTTATTTCACTTTTGATTGCATTATCGGTGGTGATCGACCAGAAGTTGGAATGGAAGTTCACGTCGAGGCGTCACGCGTGTCTGAAACTTCTGGCTGGAAAGCTACGCGTATGCAAGTTATGAAGGAATGGAATCTCGAGGACGCAAACAGCGCCTCTTCATCTTCTACAGAAACGTGTATTGGCGCAATAACAAAAATCTCTCATGATTCTGGGGTTGTAGataatgaaattcatttccCACTATCGTGTGTTAGATTTGGGTATACACCATTTCAAGGAGACATGGTGAAGTTGGACCTCGAGAAATCGTCAGATGGGCAAGACGAAGTCCAAGGGGTGATGCCACTCCGAGAGAAAAGTTTCAAAGGGACGGTAACATATGTGTCATCAGGGTTTGGTTACGTTGACGAAGAAGTCTTCTTTACAATTGGGGTTTGTCCACGGGGGTTCAGGCCTCGTCGAGGGGATGTTGTTAAAGTAACAGCCATTGAATCACATCAACGTAATGCTGCATGGAGAGCCATTAAGGTGGAACCAAGACGTGCAACTCCAATGGTGTCAAG TCCATCACCGCATAGTCAAATGTTTATGGGTAATAGGATGGCTGAGCTTTTAAGAGACAAAGAAGGTCTAACAATTTCAGATCAACTTGATTTTGGAAGTGTTATGGTTGGAGAGACAAAGTTGTTACATGTGTGGATAAG CAACAAGGGAGATAAAGTACAGACATTTCAGTCCTGTTCATCAATCAGAGATGATCCTCAGTTTTCTGTTCAATTGGCAGACAAAATTTGTTGCGAATCAGATGATAATGGCAGTCATCAGCAGAACAGATCTTTGTCCATCGATGAGATGTTACTTCAAAGTTCTTTGTTGGCACCAGGCATGGAAATTCATCCTCAGCAGGCCAAGCAAGTTATTGTTGAGCTCAGGGCAAA aacCTTGGGAAGAGTGAATCACCTTTTTGTGTTCAACTTTCATGGCTTTGAGATTGGGAGATATGTTGCCTGTAATGTGCAAGACCCTAATCAAGATGTGCTGAAACCATCCACTCCTTATCAGAGGTCTCACCAGAGAACTAAAGAGGCGTGGAAGAAGGTAGCCAACAGTAGCACTGGAGAAGAGTGGATTATACCAGGAGAAAAACCAATCAG gaaaaacaaaatattcttgCCCAAGAAGCTATTACAGTACAATATTCCCAGAGACATAAGGAGATGCTTACTTGATGGTGAAGACCTGAGTTCTACTGTGACGGCATTAAGAGAG CCAGTTAATTTGAAGAACTATGCTGCAAGGTTTTCAACACTTCTTTATGCTGAGGAGCTTCAAATGGAAATAGACATGAGGGAATTTGATATGGAAGGG GTGAACATGAATGTATGTGGTGAATTTCTCAGTCTCAATGTACCAGGGTTGGCTGAGGGCAGACCCTCCCTTCTGATTGGTGACAAGATTTTAGCATCTCTTACAG GTGTTTCATCAGAGTCTCCAAAATATGAAGGATATATTCATGAG GTTCATAAGGATGAAATTCTGGTTAAGTTTAATGAGGATTTCCACAACAGATTTGCCATGCAGAAGTGTGATGTGATGTTCTATTTTAATAg GACTACTCTGAGAAGAGCTCACCGTGCAGTGGAATTTGCCGTATCTCTGGGTGAACAAG TATTATTTCCAAGGAATTTGTCACCAAAGTTGCCAGTTTTGACTCTAACATTGCCCATCTCGTCACCAAAAGGACGGAACACTGACATTGAGAAAG CAGATTCACTAACAAGAACACAAAGTGAGTCTGCGAAGGAACTTAAACCGGCTGATTTCCTGTACAATCCTTCCCTTAATGAGCGTCAGATAGCAGCAGTTAGTCGTATTGTAAGTGGCCAGTGTCGTCCCACGCCATACCTACTGTTTGGACCTCCTGGCACCGGGAAAACGATTACAGTTGTGGAGGCCATCCTTCAG ATTTTTCACAGAATCCCCTCCAGCCGCGTCCTAGCGTGTGCTCCGTCAAACAGTGCTTCTGATTTGATT GCCGAACGCCTTCATATGAGTGGTTACATCCAAGCGGGAGACATGGTACGCCTAAATGCGGCCCAGAGAGTGCAGAATATCCCAGAAAGCATCAGTCCGTACTGTATTGACACAGATCAGTTGGAAATGGCGTCACGCTATCGTATTATAGTCAGCACATGCAGCACAGCTGGTCAGCTTTATTCCTTAGGATTGCGGCCTGGCCACATAACTCATGTATTCATTGATGAG GCAGGGCAAGCTACCGAACCAGAGTGTCTTGTTGCTCTTGGTCTGGCTGCAGGAGAAGATGGTCAG ATTATTTTGGCCGGTGATCCTTTCCAACTCGGCCCAGTTCTCCAATCTCGTGTGGCAGCCGCATACGGACTGAACATCTCTCTACTGGAGCGTTTAATGAACAGACCACTGTACTGCCGAGACGAAGACAAGTTTGTGGACCACGGATGCTATGATCCTCTTTTAGTGACAAAACTTGTGAATAATTACCGATCACACCCTGCTGTGCTGAAACTGCCCTCGGCGGTGTTTTATCATGATGAGCTACAGCCATGTGCTGATGTGAGCATGAGGGAAAGTTTGAATCACTGGGAAAAGTTGCCACGCAAAGGATTTCCGGTGCTCTTTCATGGGCTCAAG ggggaAGATCTTCGTGAGGGCAACAGTCCATCATGGTTCAACCCTGTGGAAGCAGTTCAAGTTGTGAAATATTTACAGTCTCTAAGGTCCGACAACAACTTCCCTCTTAAACTCACAGATATTGGTGTAATCACACCTTACAGAAAACAG GTTCGCTCTAACGAGTCAATGGTCGGTGTTGATGTACGTCACAGCGTCGGCTTTCTGAGTAATCCCAAGAGGTTTAACGTGGCTATCACCCGTGCCCAGGCTctgcttgttgttgttggaaATCCTTATGTACTTTGCCAG GATCCTTACTGGTGCTGCCTTATTCAGTACTGTGTCATGAATGATGCTTATGTTGGTTGTGATCTACCATCCCTTGAACAACAATTTCTAACG GAGGAATTCCACGCCGCCGCAAAGCTACTCAACAGAACGTTGGCAGCAAATGAGAAATCGCCGGAAAATGCAAATAGTGCCAGGCCACAAGAGCTTATGCAAAGCAGTTTATCAGAGAAAGAAACCAATGTAACAATGCTTCAGTGTTCTGACGCTTTTGCAAACTGCGCAAACAACCAAGCCAATAGTATGAAGGAAAAAGGGGAAGATTCTTCAGACTTTCTTAGCACTTCGTTTAGTCGAGAATCTACGAAACAACCTCACAACGCTTGTGGTACGTCTCCACTTCAACGTACAAATCAGACGCCCTCTAAAGAGAATAATTCTACAAAATCGGCTCATGATGAAGCTGGTCTATATATGAGGCCAGTAGGAGTGGAACACGAGGTGCATACCAATACAGGAATGGCACCAGAATTTTTGACCAAGGAGCAAGATTTGGAGGATGACCTTGAAGAATTTGTGCTTCAACCCCgaaataacaaacaataa